The Dromaius novaehollandiae isolate bDroNov1 chromosome 4, bDroNov1.hap1, whole genome shotgun sequence genome contains the following window.
CGTGCAGGACGCGCTGGGCACCGACCTGCGCGACATCCGTGCCGCCTACCTGCGGGCGCCCGGCAGCGGCTTCTGGGTGGCAGAGGCCGGCGGGGCGGTGGTGGGCACggtggcggcggtgccggcgccggagccggcggcgctgGAGCTGAAGCGCATGTCGGTgcggcgggagcagcggggccgcggcgtggCGCGGGCGCTGGCGCGGGAGGTGCTGGGCTTCGCGCGGGCGCGGGGCTACGGTGCCGTGGTGCTGGAGACCTCGGTGGTGCAGGTGGCCGCGCAGCGTCTCTACGAGGGCCAGGGCTTCCGCAAGGTGGGCGCCTTCAGCCCCTCGCTGCTCGGCCGCCTCCTCTACTTCCAGGTCTTCCGCTACCGCTGCgagctgcccgccgcccccggcgcccccccggccccccccggccgccccgctgccccccccggccctgcacaATAAACGGAGCCGTGGCAAGGCTGCACGTGGCGTCTCTCTGGTGTGCGCGGGCCTGGGGGCACGTGGGCGCATGGGGGTGATTGCACATCTGGACATGCAGCTGTgggtgtgcacacgtgtgtgcaaggcTGCACGTGCACGTGTGTGATTGTGTCTGTGGGCATGTTgctgtgcacgtgtgtgtgtgtgtgcaactGCGTGTGCTTGTGTGCGTGcaattgtgtgtgtgtctgggcaTGCTGCTGTGTTTGCACACGTGCGTGTGCAAGCCTGCGTGTGTGGGGACATGCTGCAGTGatcgtgcacacgcgtgtgcaggccTGCGTGCGCGGGGGACGCTGCCGTGCTCATGCATGCACGTGTTCAAGCCTGCGTGGGCATGGTGCTGTGctcgtgcacacgcgtgtgcaagccTGCGCGTGCGAGTCCCCTGGGTGCAGCCCCACCGGGACCGGCCCTGCCCTGACTCCAGGCTCCCCTcgcgagggcccttccggggggcccaggcgtcctcaGCGCAGCCGGCAGCCGCGACGGGTGCTGGGGACCCCCGggcacggggtgggggggaggcaggggaccCGGGGCCGCGGGCCCCGCGGTGCGGGacgggcccggcgctgcccctgccctcaCCGAACATGGCGGgagccaggcagcctcgcggGGCCGGTGGAAAcgcggggcggcagggcggaagcGCTGTGTGGGAGGGGCGGAAACGCGGGGTGGCAGGGCGGAAGCTGGGGGAGGCCGGGCGGAAGCTGGGGGAGGCCGGGCGGAAGCTGGGGGAGGCCGGGCGGAAGCGCGGTGTGGGCCGCCGGGAGCCCGGGCCCGGAgtggagcggagcggggccgccgccgccgccgccgccatggacTGCTACACGGCCAACTGGAACCCGCTGGGCGAGGAGGCCTTCTACCGGTGAGGGGCGGCACCGGCCCGGGGGGTCCCGCCCCCTGGCACCGGCCTAGGAGCCACCCCCGTCCCCAAGTACCGGCCGGGGGGATCCTGGACACTGTCCCTGGCCCGGGGGGGCTGCGtttcccggccccgcccccgctgTGATGTTCGCCCCCGGTAcaggcccgggggggtcccagtcCACGTCCCCCGGCACCGGCTCCGTTGTGATCACCTCCAGTACCGGCCCGAGTGGGTCCCCGTCCCCCAGTACCGGTTCTGATGTGATCTCCGCCCCCGGTACCGGCCCGGGGGGATCCCTGTCCCCCACCACAGAGGGGTCCCCGTCCCTGTATGCTGGTGCCGGCTCCGTTGAGATCTCCACACCCGGTACCGGCCCGGGGGGTCCCAGTCCTTCCTAGGGGTCGGGACCGGCCGTGGGTCTTGGAGGTGGCCAGGGGGTTTTAGGgccagccatggggctggggtccGGCCACAGGGTTTGCAGCCAGCCGTGGGTCTTGGGGGGCAGCCGTGGGTCTCGGGgccggccgtggggccgggggctggGCCCTGGGGCCCGGCACCGGCCGGGGAACTCGGCGCAGTCCCCAGCAGCCGTCGGCGTCCGTGCGGCCGCAGGAAGTTCGAGCTGTACGCCATGGAGTGGAGCCTGAAGGAGGACCTGCGGGACTGCCTGGTGGCGGCCGCCCCGTACGGGGGGCCCATAGGTAGGGCAGAGCCCGCTTCCCCCGCGTCACCCGCAGGGGGGGTGCGTGGGGTGCCGCCGGCTAAGAGGGGCCGTCCCGTCCCATCGCgtcctgcctgcagctttgctgAAGAACAACGGCAGGAAGGAGAAGTCGCCCAGCGCCCGCCCGCTGCTGGAGATCTACTCGGCCTCGGGGCTGCTCCTGGCCGGCATCCCGGTGAGCGCGCGGCACGGCGAGCGGGCGCCGGGCTCTGCCGCGCCGCTACCTCCGCGAGCCGGCCGCCCCCTTCGCGCTGCGCCCCGGCCCTTCCCGGGGGCTTGGCGGGAGCTCGGGAGGGTCCCGGCTGCTTCCCGGGCAGCTGAGGGCCGGCGCGGGCTCGGGCGCCGGGCGGCTGCGGCTCTCGGACCCTCGCGGCGGCCTCGACGGCTGGGACGGTGCCCTGCGCGGCGCGAAGCCCTGCTGCGCGCTCaggcctcctctctgcctgccgcAGTGGAAGAGCGGCCGGCTGGTGCAGCTGGGCTGGACGGCCAGCGAGGACCTGCTGTGCATCCAGGAGGACGGCACCGTGCTCATCTACAACCTCTTCTGCGAGTTCAAGCGTCACTTCAGCATGGGCAACGTGAGTGGGGCCGCGCGGGCTGGGCGGGCGCCGGGAGCGTCGTCCCGCGGGAGCGAGGAGGCCTTCCCGGGTGCGCAGCCCTCGGCCACGCTCCCGCTGCGCCTGCCGAGAGCATCCCGCAAGGAAACGCGCGGGGCTGCGTTTGTGCAGCGTGGAGAAGCGAGTGCCGCGCGGCCTCCCTGAGCGCTTTGGGGGGCGAAGCTGGAAAAGCGCTTTGGGGGGCGAAGCTGAAAGCGTGGGGCTCTCCCAGCCTCCGCGCAGGGCTGGCCTCCTTTGGAAACGAGCTGACAAGCGTCCCAGTGACGCAGGGGGCCGGAGCAAggcctgggagagctgggacGCGGGGCTGGGCTCAGTGTTTTTGCTGTTCCTCCCGGGAGCGGTTTCGCTGCCGGAGCAGCGTTTCCCGACCGCAGCGTCCCTCCCGGCAGCCCGGTGCTGAGCCCCTCGCTGCGCCCGTCGCGGGCGGCCCCCCGCCTGGGCTCAGCTCTCTTTGCACGGCGCAGGAGGTGCTGCAGAACCACGTGCTGGAGGCGAAGGTCTTCCACACGGAATACGGCACCGGCGTGGCCATCCTCACCGGGGCGCACCGCTTCTCCCTGACCGCCAACATCGACGACCTGAAGCTGCGCAGGATGCCCGAGGTGCCAGGTGCGTccccctcgcccgcccgcccgctcccgccgtGCGCGGAGCCCTGATCGCTGGTGCCCGGCAGGTCTGCAGAAGCCGCCCTGCTGCTGGGCCGTGCTCTCCCGGGACCGAGCGACCGTCGTCCTGCTGGCGGTCGGCCAGGACCTCTACCTGCTGGACACCACCTCCTGCTCCGCGGTGGTGAGCGAGCCGCGGGGGCCCTCGGTGGGCAGCGGCGCCCGTCTCCGGCCTCCCGCCCTCGCCGGCCGGTCCTTCCTGTCCCCCTGTCTGCCCTACAGGCCCCCCCCTCGCTGGGCGGGTGcctgcagcggggctgctggccccATCCCGGCCGGGGCGGACGAGTGAGGGTCGAGCGGGCGCGAGGTGGCCGGCGGAGTGGGGAGGGACAGTCCCGCttggccctgggctgctgctcaccAGCTTCGCCCCCTCACCTACAGCCGGCTCTCAGCCCTTCAGGCAGGGTCCATGCCAGCGTGTGACACGTGCTGTGTCCCCAGGTGTAACCGTCCCCTTTTTCCTGTCGCAGACCCCCCCCGGCATGAGCCCCACCGCTGGGGCCTACCTGCGCATGGCCGTGTCCTTCAACTACCGCTGCCTGGCTCTCTTCACCGACACCGGCTACCTCTGGATGGGGCTGTCCACGCTCAAGGTGAgcgccgggccccacgccaggcCTCGCTGTGTCGGGCAGCGCGGGCTCGGCCGCAGGCGAGGGGGGTCAGCGCTGCCTCGAGGGGCCTGGTGTGACCCACGCTCCGGCGCGGGATGGGGCGGAGGTGCTGAGGGCAGATGCTGAGCCCTCGTCCCTGGGTGTGTAAATTGGGGGGTCTGACTCCCCCCCATAGACTGGAGGCTTGAGACGGAACTGGCACAAAAGATTATGGTGTCAGTAACAAACTACTAAAAAACTAAAACCAAAGTGATCAGTAAACTAAAAACACACTATTATTATCAAGTTACAATTGCATCATTTAGTTTGTTTTCACATATAATTATGAAACTATTAATTAACAATCTTAAACCTTATAAATCATGTATACTTACTATTGAATTACATTTCtatttgccttcctttcccacTAGTATTAGACCACAAGTCTGTCCCTCCTTACGCCACCCTCTCACGCCAAGTCTTCCAGACACTGATGGTGGAGGGCCCGGTGGGGCGTGAGCAGGTTCCCTCCGGGGTCGTGGTGGGTCTGCAGGTCAGCTCACCACCACCCGTAGGCATCCGCACTTCTGCTGTCAGAAGACCCACGTTGTTTTGTTCTTTACCTGATTTTATACCTTATTCcccattttttccatctctggGCCCACCTTTTTACTGCCCTTGCATGTCCCTTGTTCTGCCCAAACTCCTCACAAATAAACAGTTTGTCCCTAATTACTTTTTCCGCACTGGTCCCAATTC
Protein-coding sequences here:
- the LOC135328334 gene encoding N-acetyltransferase 8-like; amino-acid sequence: MAQFRIRQYRDEDYEVVRTLFAHGMLEHVPAVYHHFLRSWQAQLGLLVLVAVVRAAAGGWVPALGAAALALLGAWLLVRSLAATYVQDALGTDLRDIRAAYLRAPGSGFWVAEAGGAVVGTVAAVPAPEPAALELKRMSVRREQRGRGVARALAREVLGFARARGYGAVVLETSVVQVAAQRLYEGQGFRKVGAFSPSLLGRLLYFQVFRYRCELPAAPGAPPAPPGRPAAPPGPAQ